A genomic segment from Syngnathus scovelli strain Florida chromosome 3, RoL_Ssco_1.2, whole genome shotgun sequence encodes:
- the rchy1 gene encoding RING finger and CHY zinc finger domain-containing protein 1 isoform X1 codes for MAVRAGCEHYARSCLLKAPCCGKLYVCRLCHDAEENHQMDRFKVEEVQCSGCQTLQRAQQACQQCHVQFGEYYCDICHLFDKDKNQYHCHPCGICRIGPREKYFHCDKCNLCLAQDLQGNHKCVENVSRQNCPVCMEDIHTSRIGAHVLPCGHLLHKSCFDDMVRTSAYRCPLCMHSVWNMKEHWEQIDIEIAQSPMPTEYQGTSVKIMCNDCQAHCTVPFHVLGLKCSDCGSYNTAQDGGLIEQPQQQHPEEPDSDNEPETNAEQPHDASETAMPH; via the exons ATGGCGGTACGTGCAGGTTGTGAACATTATGCGCGGAGCTGTTTATTGAAA GCTCCTTGCTGTGGTAAACTGTATGTGTGTAGGCTGTGTCATGATGCAGAGGAGAACCACCAGATGGACCGATTTAAAGTGGAAGAAGTGCAATGTTCTGGGTGTCAAACATTACAACGG GCACAACAGGCATGTCAACAGTGTCATGTGCAATTTGGGGAGTATTACTGTGACATTTGCCATTTGTTTGACAAGGATAAGAATCAGTACCACTGTCATCCCTGTGGCATATGTAG GATTGGGCCAAGAGAAAAGTATTTCCATTGTGACAAGTGCAATTTGTGTTTAgcgcaggacctccaggggaaccaCAAA TGTGTTGAGAATGTTTCCAGGCAGAACTGCCCTGtttgtatggag GATATCCACACGTCTCGAATTGGAGCGCACGTTCTTCCCTGCGGTCACCTTCTCCATAA gagCTGTTTCGATGACATGGTCAGAACAAG TGCCTATCGCTGCCCTCTATGTATGCACTCTGTTTGGAACATGAAGGAACACTGGGAACAAATTGACATAGAGATTGCCCAGTCACCGATGCCCACTGAATACCAGGGTACCTCTGTCAAA ATTATGTGTAACGACTGCCAAGCCCACTGTACGGTGCCTTTCCATGTCCTAGGGTTGAAGTGCAGTGACTGCGGCTCCTATAACACTGCACAGGATGGAGGTCTCATTGAGCAGCCTCAACAGCAGCACCCAGAAGAGCCAGATAGTGACAATGAGCCAGAGACGAATGCAGAGCAGCCACATGATGCATCTGAGACAGCTATGCCACATTAG
- the LOC125993908 gene encoding cytotoxic granule associated RNA binding protein TIA1 isoform X3 has translation MMEDEQPRTLYVGNLSRDVTEPLILQVFQQIGPCKSCKMIFDTTGNDPYCFVEFYDHRHAAASLAAMNGRKIMGKEVKVNWATTPTSQKKDTSNHFHVFVGDLSPEISTEDVKAAFGPFGRISDARVVKDMATGKSKGYGFVSFFNKWEAENAIQQMGGQWLGGRQIRTNWATRKPPAPKTTYETGNSKHLSFEDVVNQSSPSNCTVYCGGVSTGLTEQLMRQTFSPFGQIMEIRVFPDKGYSFVRFSSHESAAHAIVSVNGTALEGHIVKCYWGKENPDMMNPVQQMPVPQNKISFPAAQPYNQWGQWYGNGPQINQYVPNGWQVPTYGVYGQAWNQQGFK, from the exons ATGATGGAGGACGAACAACCCAGAACACT GTATGTGGGGAATTTGTCCAGGGATGTAACCGAGCCCCTCATTCTGCAGGTCTTCCAACAGATAGGACCCTGCAAAAGCTGTAAAATGATTTTTGAT ACAACTGGAAATGACCCGTACTGCTTTGTGGAGTTCTATGACCACAGGCATGCTGCTGCCTCATTGGCAGCTATGAATGGAAGGAAAATAATGGGTAAG GAAGTCAAAGTCAATTGGGCCACTACGCCAACAAGCCAGAAAAAAGACACAAGTA ATCACTTTCATGTCTTTGTCGGAGACCTCAGTCCAGAAATATCTACTGAAGATGTCAAAGCTGCCTTTGGACCCTTTGGCAGAATATC GGATGCACGTGTTGTGAAAGATATGGCTACAGGGAAATCTAAAGGCTATGGCTTTGTGTCTTTCTTCAACAAATGG GAAGCGGAGAATGCCATTCAGCAGATGGGGGGGCAGTGGTTAGGAGGCAGACAAATCCGAACCAACTGGGCCACAAGAAAGCCCCCTGCGCCAAAAACCACCTATGAAA CAGGTAACTCCAAGCACCTGTCTTTTGAAGATGTTGTGAACCAGTCCAGCCCCAGTAATTGCACCGTGTACTGTGGTGGCGTCAGTACAGGACTGACAG AGCAACTAATGAGACAGACCTTCTCTCCTTTTGGGCAAATCATGGAAATCAGAGTTTTCCCCGATAAAGGCTATTCATTTGTGAG gTTCAGCTCCCATGAGTCAGCAGCCCACGCAATTGTGTCTGTGAATGGAACTGCATTAGAGGGCCACATAGTCAAGTGCTACTGGGGCAAAGAGAACCCAGACATGATGAACCCAGTGCAGCAAATGCCTGTACCTCAG AACAAGATTAGTTTCCCTGCTGCGCAACCCTACAACCAGTGGGGCCAGTGGTATGGCAATGGGCCTCAGATCAACCAGTATGTCCCAAATGGGTGGCAGGTTCCCACCTATGGTGTCTATGGTCAGGCCTGGAACCAGCAGGGCTTCAAGTAA
- the rchy1 gene encoding RING finger and CHY zinc finger domain-containing protein 1 isoform X2 produces MAAPCCGKLYVCRLCHDAEENHQMDRFKVEEVQCSGCQTLQRAQQACQQCHVQFGEYYCDICHLFDKDKNQYHCHPCGICRIGPREKYFHCDKCNLCLAQDLQGNHKCVENVSRQNCPVCMEDIHTSRIGAHVLPCGHLLHKSCFDDMVRTSAYRCPLCMHSVWNMKEHWEQIDIEIAQSPMPTEYQGTSVKIMCNDCQAHCTVPFHVLGLKCSDCGSYNTAQDGGLIEQPQQQHPEEPDSDNEPETNAEQPHDASETAMPH; encoded by the exons ATGGCG GCTCCTTGCTGTGGTAAACTGTATGTGTGTAGGCTGTGTCATGATGCAGAGGAGAACCACCAGATGGACCGATTTAAAGTGGAAGAAGTGCAATGTTCTGGGTGTCAAACATTACAACGG GCACAACAGGCATGTCAACAGTGTCATGTGCAATTTGGGGAGTATTACTGTGACATTTGCCATTTGTTTGACAAGGATAAGAATCAGTACCACTGTCATCCCTGTGGCATATGTAG GATTGGGCCAAGAGAAAAGTATTTCCATTGTGACAAGTGCAATTTGTGTTTAgcgcaggacctccaggggaaccaCAAA TGTGTTGAGAATGTTTCCAGGCAGAACTGCCCTGtttgtatggag GATATCCACACGTCTCGAATTGGAGCGCACGTTCTTCCCTGCGGTCACCTTCTCCATAA gagCTGTTTCGATGACATGGTCAGAACAAG TGCCTATCGCTGCCCTCTATGTATGCACTCTGTTTGGAACATGAAGGAACACTGGGAACAAATTGACATAGAGATTGCCCAGTCACCGATGCCCACTGAATACCAGGGTACCTCTGTCAAA ATTATGTGTAACGACTGCCAAGCCCACTGTACGGTGCCTTTCCATGTCCTAGGGTTGAAGTGCAGTGACTGCGGCTCCTATAACACTGCACAGGATGGAGGTCTCATTGAGCAGCCTCAACAGCAGCACCCAGAAGAGCCAGATAGTGACAATGAGCCAGAGACGAATGCAGAGCAGCCACATGATGCATCTGAGACAGCTATGCCACATTAG